The genomic interval AAAGTGTCACCTGAAACGATTACGAATATGATCGCTAAAAACGCACCAGGTGAAACAGCGAAGATGATTACTGACGTTATTACTGACGTTACGAGTAATGCTAACGGCGGATTACTATCATTCGGTTTAATTGCGGCACTTTGGTCAGCATCAAACGGTATGACAGCATTAATGAATGCATTCAACGTATCATATGAAGTTGAAGATGCCAGAAATCCAATTGTCGCTAAATTACTCAGTGTATTATTCACAGTAATTATGGTGCTTGTATTCGGTGTAGCACTTGCATTACCAGTATTCGGGGAGCAGATTGGTAACTATTTATTCGGTCAGTTCGGATTAGAATCTCAGTTTAAATGGGTATTCTCATTACTGAAAGTTGTATTACCATTAATCATTACATTTATCGTATTTACAACATTATATGCAATTGCGCCGAACATTAAATTACAAATGAAATCTGTATTGCCAGGTGCATTATTTGCAACGATTGCATGGATTGGTGCAAGTTTCTTATTCGGATACTATGTAAGTAACTTTGGTAACTACTCTAAAACATATGGCAGTATCGGAGGAATCATCGTCCTAATGTTATGGTTATATTTAACAGGATTTATCATTATTATTGGTTCACAGATTAATGCTATAATTCATGAAAAGAAACTATCATCTAATCAATAATAATGAAAGAGGGATAACATTGACTTTATTATCTAGCATGCTTGAATACAACAAGAAATTCGTGGAAAACAAAGATTATGCACAGTATGAGACTTCTAAAGTACCTGATATGAAAGCCGTACTCCTTACATGTATGGATACGAGATTACAGGAGTTATCTACGAAAGCACTAGGACTGAAAAACGGTGACGTGAAAACAGTTAAAAACGCTGGCGCTACAATTACACACCCGTATGGTTCTACGATGCGTAGTTTACTTGTCGGCATTTATGCATTAGGTGCTGAAGAGATTATTATTATGGGTCATAAAGATTGCGGGATGGGTGGTCTTGACGTTGATAAAGTGAAATCAACAATGTTAGAACGTGGTATTAAACAAGAAGTGATGGATACAATTATTCATTCTGGTATCGACGTTGATCATTTCTTAAGTGGATTTAATGATGTAAATGAAAACGTACGTGAAAACGTAAAGATGGTTTATAATCACCCATTGTTTGACCGTTCAGTCCCTGTTCATGGAATTGTAATTGAGCCGCATACAGGTGAAGTTGAGCTTTTAATAAATGGATATGACAATGTAGAGCGTAAATAAAAAAGAGTGAAAAGTGTTGAGAATAACACTTTTCACTCTTTTTTATTCTATTAAGTCATGCTGAAATGCATAAATAACGGCCTGAGTTCTATCTTGTACTTCAAGTTTGCTCAGTATATTACTCACATGTGTTTTCACCGTTTTAATCGTAATATGACTAGCATCCGCGATTTCCTGATTCGAATATCCTTTAGCAATCAGTAACAGTATTTCTTTCTCGCGCTCTGTTAACATGTCATGCAATTCTGCTTTCTGGTTCATACGCGCGCGCATCTTCATCATCACTTCTTTTTCAAATACAGACTCACCTTGATACGTTTTAATGATTGCATCTCTTATTTCTTCAGCACTACTCGTCTTTAATATGTAACTATCCACACCGACGTCCAGTGCACGATATACTTCTTTATCTTCTATAAAGCTAGTGAGCATTACTACTTTCACGTTTGGCATTTGTGATTTTATTTGAGCTGTCGCTTCAATCCCGTCCATCTCATTCATCACCATGTCCATCAGTACAACGTCCGGTTTAAGTTGTAACGTCTTCTCTATTCCCTCTTTACCGTTTGATGCTTCTCCTACAATTTCAATGCCTTCTTGCATCGATAAATAACTCGATATTCCGATTCTGACCATTTCATGATCATCTACAAATATTACACGCATGTTATGCCTCCTCTAATGGCACTTTCACTTCTATACGAGTGCCTGACTGTGGTGCTGATACTATTTGAAATGTCCCGCCAATTTCGAGTGCTCGTTCTTTCATCGTATTAAGTCCGTATCTTGAATCATCGACGCGTTCTACATCGAATCCTTTTCCGTCATCGCTTAATCTGAGAATGACTTTATTCCCTGCTTTAAACAGTTCGATAACAATTTGTGTCGCTTCAGCGTGTCTTAACGTATTAGATATAGATTCCTGAGCGATTCTAAACAGATGGTCCTCCACACCTTTTTCAAGCTGTATGTCTTCGATATCAGATGTGATGTTTAGTGGTATCTTCTGTTTCAGTTCTTTTAATAGTTGCTGAATACCTTCTTCAAGCGTTCTGTTTTTCAGGCCGATTGGTCGTAAATGTAATAACAGTGCACGCATTTCAAGTTGCGTTTCACGAAGCATCTTGTCCAGTAATTCAAGCTGCGATTTTACTTTTTCTTCATGAGTACCTGATTTAAGTGCAGATAACATCATAGATGCTGCGAACAATTGCTGACTGACTGAATCGTGCAGCTCTCGTGCAAGTCTTTGACGTTCTTCTTCTACGATTTGTTTTACTGTCTCTTCGTTCAATTTATGGACGTCGTTTGTAACAAGTTGATTCTGTCGTTTTATATTTGCCATTGATGTACTCACTTCGTTAATAGCATGCAGTACGTCAATGACTTCAATGTTCTGATCAATTGCAGTATTGATCTCTACACCGTCTTCAATTTGTTCGATTTCATTTTTAATGAGCATGAGTTGTTCATTTTGTCTATAAGCAACGATGGAGCCCATAATAATACATGCCAGTATGACGGTCACATTTAAAAACAAAAATGCAGGTACGCCGACAATTTGTGTGTACAGCATCCCTTGAAAATATATAATGTTGACGAATATTCGGTCTAATATAAAGAACACGACTGCTAAACTGTATACGAGTATCAGCATTGTTCCGATCATTTTCGTATAATTGTTCATCGGTACTGCACCTCGAGATCTCCAACGATTGATGATACGAACAGTTTAATCTCGACGTTGTTTGCATACTTCTCAGTTTCGTATACGACACGTTCATTACGCGCTTTTTTTACATAGTGTTCTTTAAAGTTGAGCTGTCCATATAGCGTTGTATAATCTACCTTCACCTGATAACGGTGTGGTACTGTAATTGTCGTTTTACCTATTGCATTGCGAATTACAATGATATTCGTCTGCTTTAAGTTCGCCGCTTGTGTCAGATCAATATCCATATCACCGACAAAGTGCTGTAAATTCATATCTTCAAACTTATATACTTTATCAGGTGTTGACTGAAAACTGAGCAGCGATTGTTTATGAATAGACATACTATTGTCATTCGTCTGGATGACTTTCATCGGTTGTTTTTTATAGATGATATATCGAATAGCTACAATAACGATAAACAAGAAGATGACAATTAAAGTATACGGATTGGATAACATACCGAATAACAGCATAATAACCCCTATCCATAAAATAATCAGTCCTCTTAAATTTTCTTTCATCATTGTACTAAAGTAAATCATCAGTAAACCTGCAGTAATGACGAGTAACATCCCGATTTTTACGAAGAAAATATAATATATATTAGAAAGTAATATTAACGTGAAGAATGCTATTAACATTTCTGAATTGACAATTTGCTTCAAAGCGTCACATCCTTAAGATTTAACTTGTGATAGTAATACGATTTCATACTGTATATTTTGCTTCTCTATATCTAAATTTGCAAGTAATTGTTCAATTTCATCGATTTCTCCATCGATTTCGTTAATGCGTTCGATTAACGGTTTGCGATTATTATGTAATTTATTCGTTTGTTTCGTTTCGATACCATCAAGTGCTTCCTGTACTTCAATACGCTCTGATGATAATCGGTTGATTTCATTCATTTTCATACTTTTAAGCAGATTAATATCTGTTAGTTTTTTATAACTTGCAGCAATATGCATAAACACTGTATTTTCAACACATTTTTTTACTGTCTTATTGAGATGAGATTTAATATTTAACATATTACATTCCTCCAGCCATTATTACTTTCATTATAAAAAAATTCCAGAACCACTATAAGCGGCTCTGGAACGATTCTCATCTCAGACTTTAGGACTAGTCCTCTAACTTTGTCAGGAATAAAGGTCCTTCTTGTGTTACAACAATCGTATGTTCAATTTGTGCGACAAAACTTTTATCTTTCGTTTCAAAAGCCCATTCATCCTTACCATCAGTAACAATTGTTGCCTTTGAAGAAATAAATGGCTCAACTGCAAGTACCATTCCTTCTTTAAGCAGTACTTTATCCATTGGATCATAATAGTTCATAATATGCTTCGGCTCTTCATGCAAGCTTTTACCGATACCATGACCTGTTAAGTTTTTAATAACAGTAAGCCCGTTCTTGCGCGCCGTTGCATTTACTGCACGGCCAATATTGCTAAGTTTTGCGCCTGGTTTAATCTTCGTCATCGCTTCATTAAATGCCATCTCAGCAACATCGATTACTTTTTGTTTCATAGGATTCGTTGATTCACCTACGACAAATGAAATGCCCGTATCTGCATAATAACCATCTTTACATCCTGAGACGTCAATATTTACTAAGTCACCTTCATTAATGACACGCGTACCTGGAATACCATGTGCGACTTCTTCATTCACACTAATGCACGTATAGCCCGGGAAGTCATATTCTGTAATCGGCGCGCTCTTTGCGTCATACTTTTCAAATAATTCCTTAGCGATATTATCAAGCTCTTTCGTTGTCATACCTGGCTTTGCAGCTTTCTTCATTGTTTCACGAATTTCAGCGCAAATCTTACCGATTGCCTGTAATCCTTCTAAGTCTTGTTTTGATTTTATGATCATAATAATCTCTTCTTTCAGTTTAATTTAAGGATATGTATTGATTATAGTGTATAAATTCAATATCATATATTCATCACTGTTTATTATAACAGACTCAAACTATTACACAATTGGAATGATTACAATGAAAATTAATTGGTTCAAGAAAATAATCGGTGCAAGAACGATTAAAACAGGACTTGCAACATTTTTAACAGCTTTAATATGTCAATTATTGAATTTACCTGCAATCT from Macrococcus armenti carries:
- a CDS encoding sensor histidine kinase; the encoded protein is MNNYTKMIGTMLILVYSLAVVFFILDRIFVNIIYFQGMLYTQIVGVPAFLFLNVTVILACIIMGSIVAYRQNEQLMLIKNEIEQIEDGVEINTAIDQNIEVIDVLHAINEVSTSMANIKRQNQLVTNDVHKLNEETVKQIVEEERQRLARELHDSVSQQLFAASMMLSALKSGTHEEKVKSQLELLDKMLRETQLEMRALLLHLRPIGLKNRTLEEGIQQLLKELKQKIPLNITSDIEDIQLEKGVEDHLFRIAQESISNTLRHAEATQIVIELFKAGNKVILRLSDDGKGFDVERVDDSRYGLNTMKERALEIGGTFQIVSAPQSGTRIEVKVPLEEA
- a CDS encoding beta-class carbonic anhydrase, producing MTLLSSMLEYNKKFVENKDYAQYETSKVPDMKAVLLTCMDTRLQELSTKALGLKNGDVKTVKNAGATITHPYGSTMRSLLVGIYALGAEEIIIMGHKDCGMGGLDVDKVKSTMLERGIKQEVMDTIIHSGIDVDHFLSGFNDVNENVRENVKMVYNHPLFDRSVPVHGIVIEPHTGEVELLINGYDNVERK
- the liaF gene encoding cell wall-active antibiotics response protein LiaF; protein product: MKQIVNSEMLIAFFTLILLSNIYYIFFVKIGMLLVITAGLLMIYFSTMMKENLRGLIILWIGVIMLLFGMLSNPYTLIVIFLFIVIVAIRYIIYKKQPMKVIQTNDNSMSIHKQSLLSFQSTPDKVYKFEDMNLQHFVGDMDIDLTQAANLKQTNIIVIRNAIGKTTITVPHRYQVKVDYTTLYGQLNFKEHYVKKARNERVVYETEKYANNVEIKLFVSSIVGDLEVQYR
- the map gene encoding type I methionyl aminopeptidase; translated protein: MIIKSKQDLEGLQAIGKICAEIRETMKKAAKPGMTTKELDNIAKELFEKYDAKSAPITEYDFPGYTCISVNEEVAHGIPGTRVINEGDLVNIDVSGCKDGYYADTGISFVVGESTNPMKQKVIDVAEMAFNEAMTKIKPGAKLSNIGRAVNATARKNGLTVIKNLTGHGIGKSLHEEPKHIMNYYDPMDKVLLKEGMVLAVEPFISSKATIVTDGKDEWAFETKDKSFVAQIEHTIVVTQEGPLFLTKLED
- a CDS encoding response regulator transcription factor, with product MRVIFVDDHEMVRIGISSYLSMQEGIEIVGEASNGKEGIEKTLQLKPDVVLMDMVMNEMDGIEATAQIKSQMPNVKVVMLTSFIEDKEVYRALDVGVDSYILKTSSAEEIRDAIIKTYQGESVFEKEVMMKMRARMNQKAELHDMLTEREKEILLLIAKGYSNQEIADASHITIKTVKTHVSNILSKLEVQDRTQAVIYAFQHDLIE
- a CDS encoding YihY/virulence factor BrkB family protein, with product MSKDNKSNSKFLTQAAKGPESNNLEVENKNVLSNEDEQYVNNQRFKSKQSKKDNETLYVSKINKPAKYKHNGSFLSKLLFRIGKDDAAGLSAQLAYYFLLSLFPMLIFLLTLVPLFKVSPETITNMIAKNAPGETAKMITDVITDVTSNANGGLLSFGLIAALWSASNGMTALMNAFNVSYEVEDARNPIVAKLLSVLFTVIMVLVFGVALALPVFGEQIGNYLFGQFGLESQFKWVFSLLKVVLPLIITFIVFTTLYAIAPNIKLQMKSVLPGALFATIAWIGASFLFGYYVSNFGNYSKTYGSIGGIIVLMLWLYLTGFIIIIGSQINAIIHEKKLSSNQ